The genomic segment ATTCTTGATCTCATCGGCTGCGAACCGCGCGAGCTGATGCGCACCAAAGAATCCGAGTACAAAGAACTTGGCCTGAACGCCCCGGAACTGACTCGGGAAGAACTGGTCAGGGCCATGGTAAATACCCCGAAATTGATTGAACGCCCTATCGTTCTGGCCAATGGCAAGGCAGCCGTCGGGCGGCCTCCAGAGAACGTACTGGATATTCTTTGAGGCCCCCCCTGGAGCAGCCATGAGCAACGCAATACCGTACATTCTTGTGCTTTACTACAGCCGCAACGGCCAGACCGCAGAAATGGCCAATCAGATTGGCCGGGGTGTCGCCCGGGCGGAGGGCATCGAGGCAAAAATCCGTACGGTTCCACCGGTATCACCAGACACCAGCGCCAGCCTGCCCCCGGTGCCAGACAGCGGGGCCCCTTACGCCACCCGTGAAGACCTCGCCAACTGCGCCGGGCTGGCCCTGGGCAGCCCGACCAGGTTTGGCAACATGGCAGCCCCGCTCAAACACTTTCTCGATGGTACCGGCGATTTGTGGCTTAACGGCAAGCTGGCTGGCAAACCCGCGGGCGCCTTCACCTCCACCGGCAGCCTGCATGGCGGCCAGGAAACCACGCTGCTGACCATGATGATGCCGTTACTGCACCACGGCATGGTACTGTGCGGCTTGCCCTACTCCGAAAGCGCCCTGAATGAGACCTCAACCGGCGGCACTCCCTATGGTCCGACCCATTGGGCAGGCACCGGGGCACAACAGGCGCTGAGCGACCATGAAAAGACCCTGTGCCAGGCCTTCGGTGAGCGCATCGCCCGGTTGGCGATCAAACTCGACCGTTAATCGCCATTGACTGCCCAATTTTCAACCACTCGGACCCTTTTATGATCAAGAATGAGAAAGCAAAAACCACGGCCCGCCTTACCATTGGCCTGTACCTTGCCGTCTTGGCCACCCTGCTGGTAACGACTTTCTATCCGGCGCCGGTCGAAGGCGTTTCCATTCCGCTGATGCTGACAGTCAAACTGCTGCCGCTGCTGGCCTTTGCGGTACCAGTCCTCAAGGGGCATAACCGCGGCTACATCTGGATGGCCTTTGTGGTGATCTTCTACTTCACCCAGGCTGTTGTCTCCGCCTGGCTGAGCGAGGGAGCACCGGGGCCGATGATTCTCACCGTGCTTACATTTCTGCTGTTTACCGTGGCCATGGTTCACCTGAAAGTAAACCGCCCGGTCGCCAACTGAGTGCCCATGATACCCGGAGAGCACAACGATGGCTGATCAGACGCACCCCATGCCAGCACCACCGCATCGGCACACCCTCACCCTGCGAGACATCTGCTCTGCCTTGGTGGAAAGTGGCGAAATCAGCCAGCAGGATGCTGAGAAGGTACTTACGGCCAACCTGGGTGCCGCTACCCAGGGTAGCCGAACGTCTCCGCGGCA from the Marinobacter sp. LQ44 genome contains:
- the arsC gene encoding arsenate reductase (glutaredoxin) (This arsenate reductase requires both glutathione and glutaredoxin to convert arsenate to arsenite, after which the efflux transporter formed by ArsA and ArsB can extrude the arsenite from the cell, providing resistance.) gives rise to the protein MTEPTRIFHNPRCSKSRQTLELLQQKGIEPEIIRYLETPPTEQELLHILDLIGCEPRELMRTKESEYKELGLNAPELTREELVRAMVNTPKLIERPIVLANGKAAVGRPPENVLDIL
- the wrbA gene encoding NAD(P)H:quinone oxidoreductase — protein: MSNAIPYILVLYYSRNGQTAEMANQIGRGVARAEGIEAKIRTVPPVSPDTSASLPPVPDSGAPYATREDLANCAGLALGSPTRFGNMAAPLKHFLDGTGDLWLNGKLAGKPAGAFTSTGSLHGGQETTLLTMMMPLLHHGMVLCGLPYSESALNETSTGGTPYGPTHWAGTGAQQALSDHEKTLCQAFGERIARLAIKLDR
- a CDS encoding DUF2069 domain-containing protein — translated: MIKNEKAKTTARLTIGLYLAVLATLLVTTFYPAPVEGVSIPLMLTVKLLPLLAFAVPVLKGHNRGYIWMAFVVIFYFTQAVVSAWLSEGAPGPMILTVLTFLLFTVAMVHLKVNRPVAN